Proteins encoded in a region of the Orcinus orca chromosome X, mOrcOrc1.1, whole genome shotgun sequence genome:
- the LOC101270433 gene encoding LOW QUALITY PROTEIN: major facilitator superfamily domain-containing protein 1-like (The sequence of the model RefSeq protein was modified relative to this genomic sequence to represent the inferred CDS: inserted 2 bases in 1 codon) gives MEEEEEEEEARAPLPGGANEAGRGAPVTPPAPGALPALCDTSRLAHRLLAQLLICFLGFGGYFCYDNPAALQTQVKRDMQVNTMKFMVLYAWYSWPNVVLCFFGGFLVDRVFGIRWGTIIFSCFVCVGQVVFALGGIFRAFRLMEFGKFVFGIGGESLAVAQNTYAVSWFKGKELNLVFGLQLSMARTGSTVNMNLMGWLYYKVEASLGSAGHTTLGVTLTIGGITCLLSLVCALALAYLDQRAERILRKEQGKTGEVIKLTDVKDLSFPLWLIFIICVGCYVAVFPFIGLGKVFFTEKFGFSSQAASAVNSIVYVISAPMSPVFGLLVDKTGKNIIWVLCAVXWVAVYLLGLSYSLLACALWPMVAFVVPEHQLGAAYGFMQSIQNLGLTVISIIAGMILDTWGYLFLEVFFIACVSFSLLSVVLLHLVNRGQGGNLNYSAGQREEIKLSRTE, from the exons atggaggaggaggaggaggaggaggaagcgaGGGCGCCGCTGCCTGGCGGCGCCAACGAGGCCGGCAGAGGCGCCCCCGTTACACCCCCTGCCCCCGGGGCGCTGCCGGCCCTCTGCGACACCAGTCGCCTGGCGCACCGGCTTTTGGCACAGTTGCTGATATGCTTCCTTGGTTTCGGCGGCTATTTTTGCTATGATAATCCTGCTGCCCTTCAGACTCAGGTTAAACGGGATATGCAGGTGAATACCATGAAATTCATGGTGCTGTATGCCTGGTATTCTTGGCCCAATGtagttttgtgtttctttggtgGCTTTTTGGTAGACCGCGTATTTGGAATACGATGGGGCACCATTATTTTTAGTTGCTTTGTTTGCGTTGGACAGGTTGTTTTTGCTCTGGGTGGAATATTTCGTGCTTTTCGGCTGATGGAATTTGGAAAGTTTGTGTTTGGGATTGGTGGGGAGTCCTTAGCAGTTGCCCAGAATACATATGCTGTGAGTTGGTTTAAAGGCAAAGAATTAAACTTGGTGTTTGGACTCCAGCTAAGCATGGCTAGAACTGGAAGTACAGTAAACATGAACCTCATGGGGTGGCTGTATTATAAGGTTGAAGCTTCGTTGGGTTCTGCTGGTCACACAACCCTTGGGGTCACACTTACGATCGGGGGTATAACATGTCTTCTTTCACTAGTCTGTGCCTTGGCCCTTGCTTACTTGGATCAGAGAGCAGAACGAATCCTTCGTAAAGAGCAAGGAAAAACGGGTGAAGTTATCAAGTTAACTGATGTGAAGGACCTCTCCTTCCCCCTGTGGCTCATATTCATCATCTGTGTCGGCTGTTATGTTGCTGTGTTCCCGTTCATTGGACTTGGGAAAGTTTTCTTTACAGAGAAATTTGGCTTTTCCTCCCAGGCAGCGAGTGCTGTTAACAGTATTGTATATGTAATATCAGCTCCCATGTCCCCAGTATTTGGGCTTCTGGTGGATAAAACAGGAAAGAACATCATCTGGGTTCTGTGTGCAGT GTGGGTTGCTGTGTATCTCCTGGGACTCTCCTACTCATTGCTTGCCTGTGCATTGTGGCCAATGGTGGCGTTTGTAGTTCCCGAACATCAACTGGGAGCTGCATATGGCTTCATGCAGTCCATTCAGAATCTTGGGTTGACAGTCATTTCCATCATTGCTGGCATGATATTGGATACTTGGGGATATCTGTTTTTAGAAGTTTTCTTCATTGCCTGTGTTTCCTTCTCACTTTTATCTGTGGTCTTACTCCACTTGGTGAATCGTGGCCAAGGTGGGAACCTAAATTATTCTGCAGgacaaagggaagaaataaaactttctcgTACAGAGTGA